A stretch of Prunus dulcis chromosome 6, ALMONDv2, whole genome shotgun sequence DNA encodes these proteins:
- the LOC117632766 gene encoding uncharacterized protein LOC117632766 — MEHPKDIETRRKEVDRLRVYIFLAGLDNNFDQIRGEILRMEPKPELEAAYAHIKRESNRQGTMSEVGVTSEATALATARSRQSRPNNYSVDLTRNRLPMKCTKCGLDNHTIKGCYEIIGYPEGWVHKGRKKDSTRASFASAQSSEETASEPPSGTSGSKALATSGSSHQDRDWMWY; from the exons ATGGAGCATCCGAAAGACATTGAGACTAGACGCAAAGAGGTTGATCGTCTCCgagtttatatatttcttgcaGGTTTGGACAATAATTTCGATCAAATCCGAGGAGAGATTTTGCGGATGGAGCCAAAACCCGAACTGGAGGCCGCATATGCACATATTAAAAGAGAAAGTAACCGACAGGGAACCATGTCTGAAGTTGGTGTAACCTCCGAAGCCACGGCCTTGGCTACTGCGAGGTCCAGACAATCTCGGCCGAACAACTATAGTGTCGACCTTACTCGTAACCGGCTTCCAATGAAGTGTACCAAATGTGGTTTAGATAACCACACAATTAAGGGCTGTTATGAGATCATTGGTTATCCAGAAGGATGGGTCCACAAAGGGCGAAAAAAGGATTCTACCAGAGCCTCATTTGCATCCGCTCAGTCATCCGAGGAGACTGCATCAGAACCTCCATCAGGTACATCTGGCTCCAAGGCCTTGGCCACCTCAG GATCTTCTCACCAGGACCGTGATTGGATGTGGTACTAG